One window of the Geminocystis sp. M7585_C2015_104 genome contains the following:
- the glyQ gene encoding glycine--tRNA ligase subunit alpha: MTITFQELVACLNDFWSRRNCLIAQPYDTEKGAATMSPHTFLRAIGPEPWAVAYIEPCRRPTDGRYGENPNRVQHYYQYQVLIKPSPDNIQDIYLESLKALGIHPEEHDIRFVEDNWESPTLGAWGVGWEVWLDGMEITQFTYFQQCGGVDCKPVSIEITYGLERLAMYLQDVDSIYDIKWNDKITYGDLFLQAEIEQCTYNFEASNPDLLFKLFALYEEEAKQLIEKNLVVPSLDYILKCSHCFNLLDARGVISVAERTRYIARIRHLARQVAELYLAQRESLNFPLLNRDKVTVSSSVVC, encoded by the coding sequence ATGACTATTACTTTTCAGGAGCTCGTAGCCTGTTTGAATGATTTTTGGAGTAGGAGGAATTGTCTGATAGCCCAACCCTATGATACGGAAAAAGGGGCGGCCACTATGAGCCCTCATACTTTCCTAAGGGCCATTGGGCCTGAACCCTGGGCTGTAGCATACATAGAACCTTGTAGAAGACCGACTGATGGCCGTTACGGGGAGAATCCTAATAGGGTACAACACTATTACCAGTATCAGGTGTTGATTAAGCCTTCTCCAGACAATATTCAGGACATTTACCTGGAATCGTTGAAGGCGTTGGGTATCCATCCTGAGGAGCATGATATTCGATTTGTGGAGGATAACTGGGAGTCTCCCACTTTGGGCGCCTGGGGGGTGGGTTGGGAAGTATGGCTGGACGGGATGGAGATTACTCAGTTTACCTACTTCCAGCAGTGTGGGGGGGTTGACTGTAAGCCGGTATCCATAGAAATCACCTATGGTTTAGAAAGACTGGCTATGTATTTGCAAGATGTAGACAGCATTTATGACATTAAGTGGAATGATAAAATCACTTATGGTGACCTTTTTCTTCAGGCGGAGATTGAACAGTGCACTTACAATTTTGAGGCTTCCAATCCCGACTTGTTGTTCAAACTTTTTGCTTTGTATGAGGAGGAGGCAAAGCAGCTGATAGAAAAGAATCTTGTTGTTCCCAGTTTAGACTATATACTCAAGTGCTCTCACTGTTTTAATTTGTTGGATGCAAGGGGGGTTATTTCTGTTGCCGAAAGGACTCGTTATATTGCCCGTATTCGTCATTTGGCACGCCAGGTTGCCGAGTTGTATTTGGCCCAAAGAGAGTCTTTAAATTTTCCTCTTCTAAACCGTGATAAGGTCACTGTTTCTTCTTCAGTTGTTTGTTAG
- a CDS encoding SDR family NAD(P)-dependent oxidoreductase, which produces MYDKNILIIGASGGIGSGFVSQLLPREDTGLLFATHRSFSVTPSNLSQLLQQFPEKLNLIPVDVTREEDIKNSVALIKTKVDKLHLVINCVGILHEEKLQPEKSLKHINPQNLMRYFEVNTIPTVLWAKHLLPLFKHPERTVFAVLSAKVGSIEDNRLGGWYGYRASKAALNMLVKNIAIEYNRVTQNTIVVALHPGTTNTRLSAPFQHSVPPEKLFSVELCTKQLLSVIEKLTPSANGHFLSWDGSIIPW; this is translated from the coding sequence ATGTATGACAAGAATATTTTGATTATCGGAGCCAGTGGGGGCATTGGCTCGGGTTTTGTCTCCCAACTACTCCCTAGAGAGGATACTGGGCTGTTATTTGCCACCCATCGCTCCTTTTCTGTTACACCTTCCAATTTGTCCCAACTGTTGCAACAATTCCCGGAAAAGTTGAATCTGATACCGGTAGACGTCACCAGGGAAGAAGATATAAAAAACTCTGTAGCATTAATAAAAACAAAAGTAGATAAACTTCACTTGGTAATAAACTGCGTGGGTATCCTCCATGAGGAAAAGCTGCAGCCGGAAAAAAGTCTAAAACATATCAACCCCCAAAACCTCATGCGCTATTTTGAGGTGAATACCATCCCTACTGTGTTGTGGGCAAAGCATCTACTCCCCCTGTTTAAACACCCCGAAAGAACCGTTTTTGCCGTCCTATCCGCCAAGGTGGGGAGTATTGAGGACAATAGGCTGGGGGGATGGTATGGCTATCGCGCCTCCAAGGCTGCCCTGAATATGCTGGTCAAAAATATTGCCATAGAATACAACCGAGTGACTCAAAACACCATCGTCGTCGCCCTCCACCCGGGCACCACTAATACCCGTCTATCTGCACCCTTTCAACACAGTGTGCCTCCGGAAAAACTGTTTTCCGTGGAATTGTGCACCAAACAACTACTGTCTGTCATCGAAAAACTCACCCCCTCCGCCAATGGTCACTTTCTAAGCTGGGATGGTAGTATTATCCCCTGGTGA
- a CDS encoding phosphoadenylyl-sulfate reductase, whose translation MYQISETNNCQLDLDAINQKLANATASEIVIWAKEEFGKHLVLSTSFGIQSAVMLHLVTQIIPDIPVIWIDTGYLPKETYLFAEELTKRLNLNLKVYQSELSPARMEALYGRLWEKKDLESLNLYDRIRKIEPMQRALRELNAKAWLAGLRQSQTEFRQTLNFVNKQGERYKILPILRWTSKDVYEYLKKHDLPYHPYFERGYVTVGDWHSSRPLSPTDAHERDTRFHGIKQECGLHLPTSFEEAQSLDSSQL comes from the coding sequence GTGTATCAAATATCTGAAACCAACAACTGCCAATTGGACTTAGACGCCATCAACCAAAAACTCGCCAACGCCACCGCCAGTGAGATAGTCATCTGGGCAAAGGAAGAATTTGGCAAACACCTGGTGTTGAGCACCAGTTTTGGTATTCAATCGGCGGTGATGTTGCACCTTGTCACCCAAATCATACCAGACATCCCCGTTATCTGGATAGACACTGGTTATTTACCCAAGGAAACCTATCTGTTTGCCGAGGAATTAACCAAGAGACTCAACCTCAATCTGAAGGTATACCAGTCCGAGTTGAGCCCTGCACGGATGGAGGCCCTCTATGGTAGACTATGGGAGAAGAAAGACCTAGAATCCCTCAATCTCTACGATCGTATTAGAAAAATAGAGCCCATGCAGCGGGCCTTGAGGGAGTTGAACGCCAAAGCCTGGTTGGCAGGTTTAAGACAAAGCCAAACGGAATTCAGACAAACCCTCAATTTCGTCAACAAACAGGGTGAGCGTTATAAGATTCTACCCATCCTCCGCTGGACTTCTAAGGATGTCTACGAGTATCTGAAGAAGCACGATCTACCCTACCATCCCTACTTTGAGAGGGGATATGTTACAGTGGGGGATTGGCATTCCAGTCGTCCCCTCAGCCCCACTGATGCCCATGAGAGAGATACCCGTTTTCATGGTATCAAACAAGAATGCGGTCTACACTTGCCCACCAGCTTTGAGGAGGCTCAAAGTCTCGATTCTAGTCAGTTGTAG
- a CDS encoding ATP-binding protein → MRQNWIDQRDWLECQLALAEGFTNAVKHAHKDKPADTPIEIEIDLNQEEITISIWDCGSPFDLKSIRIRQESEEEWRDSGRGIEILKKIADDLSYERLPDSRNRLKIRKKLSTVDSSP, encoded by the coding sequence ATGAGGCAAAACTGGATTGATCAGAGAGACTGGCTGGAGTGTCAACTAGCATTAGCTGAGGGGTTTACCAATGCGGTGAAACACGCTCATAAGGATAAACCCGCCGACACGCCAATAGAGATAGAAATAGACTTAAACCAAGAGGAAATTACCATCAGTATATGGGATTGTGGTTCCCCTTTTGATCTTAAATCCATTAGAATAAGGCAGGAGTCGGAGGAGGAGTGGAGGGATAGTGGGAGAGGCATTGAGATTTTAAAGAAAATAGCAGACGATTTGAGTTATGAGCGTCTCCCAGACAGTCGCAACCGTTTAAAAATCAGGAAAAAATTGTCAACTGTCGACTCGTCTCCCTAA
- a CDS encoding NAD-dependent malic enzyme: MTDWNLSPSPSFSLTVRLELKNRTGALAEVTKAIAEAGGNLGQISLIERNLKTVKRELQIDASSTEHAEQIVRAIKALKDVEVLHVSDRTFDLHRGGKIHIQNRIPINSSADLAMAYTPGVGRICKAIEEAPEKVFSLTIKGNSVAIVTDGSAVLGLGNLGPEAALPVMEGKAMLFKQFADIDAFPICLATQDAEEIIRTVKNIIPAFGGVNLEDIAAPKCFEIERKLQEELDVPIFHDDQHGTAIVTMAALINSLKLVDKEMTKVKVVINGAGAAGIAIARLLQQAHCENIILCDSRGIVSKGRPDLNEEKRLFAVAQEGTLADALVGADVFIGVSTAGVLTPEMVKTMAAQPIVFAMANPIPEIQPELIRDIAAVVATGRSDYPNQINNVLAFPGVFRGALDCRAIAFTTDMYLQAAKAIAGLVPPSVLDKEHIIPSVFDPRVVPTVAAAVQQAARETGVARI, encoded by the coding sequence ATGACTGATTGGAATCTAAGTCCTAGTCCCAGTTTTAGTTTAACAGTTCGCTTGGAGTTAAAAAACCGCACTGGGGCATTAGCGGAGGTAACCAAGGCAATAGCGGAGGCGGGGGGCAATTTAGGACAAATATCCCTAATTGAGAGAAACCTGAAAACCGTCAAAAGGGAGTTACAAATTGACGCCTCTAGTACTGAACACGCCGAACAGATCGTTAGGGCCATTAAAGCCTTGAAGGATGTAGAGGTTTTGCATGTAAGCGATCGCACCTTTGACCTTCATAGAGGGGGCAAAATTCATATTCAAAATCGCATCCCCATCAACTCCAGTGCCGACTTGGCCATGGCTTATACCCCAGGGGTGGGACGCATCTGTAAGGCTATTGAGGAGGCTCCTGAAAAGGTATTCTCCCTTACCATCAAGGGTAATAGTGTTGCTATTGTGACTGACGGTAGTGCGGTATTAGGACTGGGGAATTTAGGGCCAGAGGCGGCGTTGCCAGTAATGGAAGGCAAGGCCATGTTGTTCAAACAGTTTGCGGATATTGACGCTTTTCCCATATGTCTTGCTACCCAGGATGCGGAAGAGATTATCCGAACGGTGAAAAATATTATCCCTGCCTTTGGGGGTGTAAATTTGGAGGATATTGCCGCGCCGAAGTGTTTTGAGATTGAAAGAAAGCTGCAAGAGGAGTTAGATGTGCCCATCTTCCACGACGATCAACATGGTACTGCCATTGTGACCATGGCGGCATTGATTAATTCCCTTAAACTGGTAGACAAAGAGATGACGAAGGTGAAGGTGGTAATCAACGGTGCTGGTGCTGCTGGCATCGCCATTGCCCGTCTCCTGCAACAGGCTCACTGTGAGAATATTATCCTATGTGATTCTAGAGGGATTGTCAGCAAAGGGCGCCCAGATTTGAATGAAGAAAAACGCCTATTTGCCGTGGCTCAGGAGGGCACCCTAGCAGACGCCTTGGTAGGGGCAGATGTATTCATTGGTGTTAGCACTGCTGGGGTTCTAACCCCGGAGATGGTTAAAACCATGGCAGCGCAGCCAATAGTGTTTGCCATGGCCAACCCCATCCCCGAGATTCAACCGGAATTAATCCGAGACATAGCGGCAGTGGTGGCTACTGGCAGGAGTGATTATCCTAACCAGATTAACAACGTCTTGGCTTTTCCGGGGGTGTTCAGAGGGGCATTGGATTGTCGTGCCATTGCCTTTACCACCGACATGTATTTGCAGGCGGCTAAGGCCATTGCTGGACTTGTGCCACCCAGTGTTTTAGACAAGGAACATATTATCCCCTCTGTTTTTGACCCGCGTGTGGTACCCACTGTGGCGGCTGCCGTGCAACAAGCGGCAAGGGAGACAGGGGTGGCAAGAATCTAG
- a CDS encoding histidinol-phosphate transaminase, which produces MREYKLSFLRDDLFSLSAYAPSQTARDSVRLDANESPYDLPQELKEKLAEYYEDYIETNRYPDGGHLTLKNLLAEYVNEGNSNPGLFDANNISVGNGSDELIRSVLIATCLNNRGSVLVANPTFSMYAILAKSLGINVVFVERNEEDFSINLDRANRAVYGGDYPPVRVVFVVHPNSPTGNCLTGEEIKWLKGLPEDILVVVDEAYYEFSGQSLVSQLPFHPNWLILRTFSKAFRLASHRVGYAIAHPEVIAVLEKIRLPYNLPAFSQLAAQLVMENRHLLLPSVREIIGERERVYQILTSHGEYKQFRVWPSCANFLYLRWQGEDNPEKHQLVMERLKRDKIHIRHTGGGLRISIGHQRENDAFLQALSKLHL; this is translated from the coding sequence ATGAGAGAATATAAACTGTCATTTTTGAGAGACGATTTGTTTTCCCTTTCCGCCTATGCTCCCAGTCAAACCGCCAGAGATTCGGTGCGTTTAGATGCTAATGAGAGCCCCTATGATTTGCCCCAGGAATTAAAAGAAAAATTAGCAGAGTACTATGAGGATTATATTGAGACTAATCGTTATCCTGACGGCGGTCATTTAACCCTAAAAAATCTTCTGGCAGAGTATGTAAATGAGGGGAATAGTAATCCCGGATTATTTGATGCTAATAACATTTCTGTAGGCAATGGCTCTGATGAATTAATCCGCTCGGTTTTGATTGCCACCTGTTTGAACAACAGGGGATCTGTTTTAGTGGCCAATCCCACCTTTTCCATGTATGCTATTCTGGCCAAAAGTCTAGGAATAAATGTGGTTTTTGTTGAGAGAAATGAGGAGGATTTTTCTATAAATTTGGACAGGGCAAATAGAGCCGTTTATGGGGGGGATTATCCACCAGTAAGGGTGGTTTTTGTGGTGCATCCCAACTCTCCAACTGGCAATTGTTTAACAGGGGAGGAAATCAAGTGGCTGAAAGGGCTACCCGAGGATATTCTGGTAGTAGTAGACGAGGCTTATTACGAGTTTAGTGGACAAAGTCTGGTGTCACAACTACCATTCCACCCCAACTGGTTAATATTACGTACCTTTTCCAAAGCCTTCCGTCTGGCGTCTCACCGGGTGGGATATGCCATCGCTCATCCTGAAGTCATCGCGGTGTTGGAAAAAATTAGACTTCCCTATAATCTACCTGCATTTTCCCAATTGGCCGCTCAGTTGGTGATGGAAAATCGTCATTTGCTACTTCCATCGGTGAGGGAAATAATAGGGGAGAGAGAAAGAGTATACCAAATTCTGACTAGTCATGGGGAGTATAAACAGTTTAGGGTATGGCCTAGTTGTGCTAATTTCCTATATCTCCGTTGGCAGGGAGAGGATAACCCAGAAAAACACCAACTAGTCATGGAACGGCTAAAAAGGGATAAAATCCATATTAGACACACTGGTGGCGGCTTGAGGATTTCTATTGGCCATCAAAGGGAGAATGACGCCTTTTTGCAGGCCCTATCTAAATTACACCTGTAG
- a CDS encoding glycosyltransferase translates to MFLSVIIPTYNRLKILKKCIQALENQDFDPDLITGYEIIVVDDGSTDETVSWLNAQKASLPHVRLLCQNHLGPAAARNLGVVNAKGDWIVFIDSDLVVTPSFLQSHAQTLLSAQKKLGHDRIFTYGLVINTCNFDNPTSEPFKITDFSAAYFATGNVAIAKKWLIQAGLFDTSFREYGWEDLELGVRLKKLGLKLIKCPSAVGYHWHPPFTLQQIPRLIEKEKQRGKMAVLFYQKHPTLEVRLMIQMTWFHLLLWGFLSFGGLLNENTLKPLLQWLIHIGKPQLALEIARIFLNWYQVCEVYRNYKIIQVKH, encoded by the coding sequence GTGTTTCTAAGTGTGATTATACCTACATACAACCGCCTTAAAATCCTCAAAAAATGTATCCAAGCCCTAGAGAATCAGGATTTCGACCCGGACTTGATTACTGGATATGAAATAATAGTGGTAGACGATGGGTCCACTGACGAGACAGTATCCTGGTTAAACGCCCAAAAAGCCTCGTTGCCACATGTGCGTCTTTTGTGTCAGAATCATCTGGGGCCTGCTGCAGCCAGAAACCTAGGTGTGGTAAATGCTAAAGGGGATTGGATTGTTTTTATAGATAGTGACTTGGTGGTAACCCCCTCTTTTCTCCAGAGTCATGCTCAAACCCTCCTTTCCGCCCAGAAAAAACTAGGACACGATCGCATTTTCACCTATGGCTTGGTTATAAACACCTGCAACTTTGATAATCCTACCAGTGAACCTTTTAAAATTACAGACTTTTCTGCCGCCTATTTTGCTACCGGCAATGTAGCAATTGCCAAGAAGTGGCTAATCCAGGCAGGTTTGTTCGATACCAGCTTCAGGGAATATGGTTGGGAAGACTTGGAATTGGGGGTAAGATTAAAGAAGCTAGGCTTGAAATTGATTAAATGTCCTTCAGCAGTTGGTTATCATTGGCATCCCCCCTTTACTCTCCAACAAATTCCCCGGTTGATCGAAAAAGAAAAACAAAGGGGCAAAATGGCAGTACTATTCTACCAAAAACATCCCACCCTTGAAGTACGCCTTATGATTCAGATGACTTGGTTTCACCTCCTTTTGTGGGGGTTTCTCTCTTTTGGCGGCCTACTCAACGAAAATACCCTTAAACCCCTCCTCCAATGGCTTATCCACATTGGTAAACCACAACTGGCTTTAGAGATTGCCAGAATCTTCCTCAACTGGTATCAAGTCTGTGAAGTATATCGTAATTATAAAATTATTCAGGTAAAACACTGA
- the hisD gene encoding histidinol dehydrogenase — translation MLRIITDYGEARQELQRISDRNYHEHIEEKWALVREIIATVRKEGDRAVLAYTQKFDGQLIPPEKLKVSGSEIDAAYQQISPDLLQAIKLAAKRIEAFHQQRVPKSWVQFAEDNVVLGRRYTPVDRAGLYVPGGRASYPSTVLMNAIPAKVAQVPRIVMVTPPGTDGKINPAVLVAASEAGVTEIYRVGGAQAIAALAYGTETIPRVDVITGPGNIYVTLAKKEVYGRVGIDSLAGPSEVLVIADHTANPVYVAADLLAQAEHDPMAAAILITTSPNLAQQVQSEVEKQLEHHPRRTLTEKAIAHYGVIIVTESLQQAAELSNLFAPEHLQLEVESPWELLEHIRHAGAIFMGSSSPEAVGDYLAGPNHTLPTSGAARYASALGVETFMKYSTVIEYSPVALQKVSKAIIDLATAEGLPSHADSVRYRLKPLETGN, via the coding sequence ATGTTGCGGATAATCACGGACTACGGGGAAGCACGACAAGAATTACAAAGGATTAGCGATCGCAATTATCATGAGCACATAGAAGAAAAATGGGCTTTGGTAAGAGAAATTATCGCTACAGTGAGAAAAGAAGGCGATCGGGCTGTTCTGGCTTATACCCAAAAATTTGACGGACAACTAATCCCCCCCGAGAAATTAAAGGTAAGTGGTTCGGAAATAGATGCCGCTTATCAACAAATCTCCCCCGACTTGCTCCAAGCCATCAAACTGGCAGCCAAGAGAATTGAAGCCTTTCACCAACAAAGGGTGCCAAAGTCCTGGGTGCAATTTGCCGAGGATAATGTGGTACTAGGACGACGTTATACCCCCGTGGATAGGGCGGGATTATACGTGCCCGGGGGTAGAGCCTCTTATCCCAGTACCGTCCTAATGAACGCTATCCCGGCTAAGGTAGCACAAGTGCCTAGGATTGTTATGGTAACACCCCCTGGTACAGATGGTAAAATCAATCCTGCCGTCTTGGTGGCTGCAAGTGAGGCGGGAGTGACAGAAATATACCGAGTAGGCGGCGCTCAGGCCATTGCCGCCCTGGCCTATGGCACCGAAACTATTCCCCGGGTGGATGTGATTACTGGCCCAGGTAACATCTATGTCACCCTGGCTAAAAAGGAAGTCTATGGCCGGGTGGGCATTGACTCCTTGGCAGGACCCAGTGAAGTACTGGTAATTGCAGACCATACTGCTAATCCGGTGTATGTGGCGGCAGATTTACTGGCACAAGCGGAACATGACCCCATGGCGGCCGCAATTCTCATAACTACCTCCCCCAACCTGGCTCAACAAGTCCAGTCAGAGGTGGAAAAACAATTGGAACACCACCCCCGTCGCACCCTCACGGAAAAGGCCATTGCCCACTACGGGGTGATAATTGTTACAGAAAGTTTACAACAAGCTGCTGAATTGTCCAACCTGTTTGCCCCTGAACATCTCCAACTGGAAGTAGAATCCCCTTGGGAACTGTTGGAACATATTCGTCACGCGGGGGCAATATTCATGGGCAGTTCCTCCCCTGAGGCGGTGGGGGACTATCTGGCTGGCCCCAACCACACCCTCCCCACCTCTGGTGCCGCCCGTTATGCCTCCGCCCTGGGGGTTGAAACTTTTATGAAGTATTCAACTGTTATAGAATATAGTCCCGTAGCCCTCCAAAAGGTGTCCAAGGCAATTATAGACTTGGCTACGGCAGAGGGACTGCCCTCCCATGCAGACTCTGTGAGATACAGGCTCAAACCCTTAGAAACGGGCAATTAG
- a CDS encoding alpha/beta hydrolase, translating to MTYNSPSLFYNWLNYKCAYTCYNPDSSSSHALVLIHPIGVGLSGVFWRKFIQKLQEYSCSFPIYNPDLLGCGNSDLPRAAYDPKDWASQLNYFIKNVVKKPVILVVQGGSFPIAIYLCAGDLKCEQVEGLILSGPPAWNVITTAGNPRISKLVWNLFFDSPFGFLFYQYAKTRGFIKSFSEKQLFAIPETVDDQWISMLEQGAKNDKKRYAVFSFLAGFWRKNYEYLIKQIEKKTWILIGENATIISKNALQESPEEKLKMYTQNMKNAGGRIIRGKNVLPYESAEDFAKEVINFYQENWGKA from the coding sequence ATGACTTACAATTCCCCCTCTCTATTCTATAACTGGCTCAATTATAAGTGTGCTTATACCTGTTATAATCCTGATTCCTCTTCCAGTCACGCCTTGGTTTTGATTCATCCGATAGGCGTAGGATTGTCCGGTGTGTTCTGGAGAAAATTTATCCAGAAACTACAAGAATACTCCTGCTCTTTTCCCATTTATAATCCAGACTTGTTAGGCTGTGGGAATAGTGACTTGCCTCGTGCTGCTTATGACCCCAAGGATTGGGCTTCTCAGCTCAATTATTTTATTAAAAATGTTGTCAAAAAACCAGTTATTTTGGTTGTACAAGGGGGCTCTTTTCCTATTGCTATTTATCTTTGTGCCGGGGATTTAAAGTGTGAGCAAGTTGAGGGGCTAATCCTCTCCGGCCCCCCCGCTTGGAATGTCATCACCACTGCGGGAAACCCAAGAATTAGCAAATTGGTTTGGAATCTATTTTTTGACAGTCCTTTTGGTTTTCTTTTTTATCAATATGCCAAGACGAGAGGCTTTATAAAGTCCTTTTCCGAAAAACAACTATTCGCTATCCCAGAAACCGTTGATGACCAGTGGATTTCTATGTTAGAGCAGGGCGCCAAAAACGATAAAAAACGTTATGCAGTCTTCTCTTTTCTGGCTGGTTTCTGGCGGAAAAATTACGAATATTTAATCAAGCAGATTGAGAAAAAAACCTGGATTTTAATAGGGGAAAATGCTACAATAATAAGTAAGAATGCCCTTCAGGAAAGTCCGGAGGAGAAGCTAAAGATGTACACACAAAATATGAAAAACGCCGGGGGGAGAATAATAAGAGGGAAAAATGTGCTCCCCTACGAGTCTGCAGAAGATTTTGCCAAAGAAGTTATAAATTTCTACCAGGAAAACTGGGGGAAAGCATAA